The following proteins are encoded in a genomic region of Magallana gigas chromosome 1, xbMagGiga1.1, whole genome shotgun sequence:
- the LOC117687591 gene encoding putative ankyrin repeat protein RBE_0317, translating to MARPKPQGIFDLHQLATKGYIDEEDLEKSCKNPYTPLHKAVLNGDVKECAALASNVEFLSSGDLRGDSPLHLAVRWINSKGVELMNVLTSCGADVNIKNKWGQTPLHYAVYLESPNNVAFLLNQQNIDVNTADINGFTPLHCCFPFSTESNIDDPYALKE from the coding sequence atggcCAGACCGAAACCTCAAGGTATATTTGACCTTCATCAACTCGCTACCAAAGGTTATATTGACGAGGAGGACCTTGAAAAATCCTGTAAAAATCCGTACACACCACTCCATAAAGCAGTGTTAAACGGAGACGTTAAAGAATGTGCAGCACTGGCCTCGAATGTCGAGTTCCTTAGTTCCGGAGATTTACGTGGGGATTCCCCGCTCCATTTAGCCGTCCGCTGGATAAATTCTAAAGGCGTAGAACTAATGAATGTATTAACGTCATGTGGTGctgatgttaatataaaaaacaaatgggGTCAGACTCCGCTTCATTATGCTGTGTATCTGGAATCCCCAAACAACGTAGCGTTTCTTCTTAATCAACAAAACATTGATGTGAATACAGCGGACATCAATGGGTTCACACCCTTACACTGTTGCTTTCCATTTAGCACCGAGTCCAACATAGACGATCCGTATGCTCTCAAAGAATAA